GCCTTCGAGAAACTCACCGAGGTCGTCGGGGGCGAGCGCCGGTTCGCCGCCGCTCCACGACTGATCACGCCGGTCTCCGAGCTGATCCAGGACAAGGAACGCGCCGCGCTCGAAGACGAGATCCGCGGCCTGGTCAGGGAGTACGGCGACAGCCTCACGCCCGACCGGCGGCACCTCCTGGAGCAGTTCCGCGTCGTGGACATGGCGCGCAAGGTGGTCGGTGTCGGCAGTGTCGGCATGAGGTGTTGGGTCGTGCTGCTGTTGGGCCGGGACGACGAGGACCCGCTCATCCTCCAGGCCAAGGAGGCGGGCGAATCGGTGCTCGCCGCGCATGCCGGTGGGAGCGAGTTCGCCACGCAGGGGGAACGCGTGGTCGCCGGGCAGCGGCTGATGCAGGCCGCCGGGGACATCTTCCTCGGCTGGCAGCAGGTCCACGGCATCGACGGCCGGCGCCGGGACTTCTACGTACGTCAGTTGCTGGACTGGAAGGGGATCGTGGACCCGTCGCAGATGGTGCCGCGCGGCATGAAGGTCTTCGCCGAGCTGTGCGGAGTCACCCTCGCGAGGGCGCACGCCCGCTCCGGCGACCGGATCGCCATCGCCTCGTACCTGGGCCGGCGCGACGTCTTCGACCGTGCGGTCCTGCGCTTCGCGGAGAGCTACGCCGACCTGAACGAGCGGGACTACGCCCACCTCACGGAAGCGATAGCCGCGGGCCGCGTCTCGGCCGTATCGGCGTGACCGGCCCGTCGTCCCCCTGATGCGTCTGATGCGAGACGAGCCCCGGCCCGGATGTCCCCGGGCCGGGGCTCGTCCGCGAACCGGAATGGCGCCGGCCGCGTCAGGCGCTTTCGGCCTGGAACATCCAGTGGTGCTTCTCCAGGTCGCCGGTCAGGCCGATGAGAATGTCCTGGGTGATCGGATCGGCGTCACCCGTGGCCTGGATGCGCTCGCGCATCCGGGTGACCACCGCGGCCAGTCCGTCCACGAGGATCTTCACCGCCTCGACGTCCTTGATCCACCCGGCCTTCACGTCGGCGATGCCGCTGGACGACGACACGGTCGACGCCCGTCCGTCCGGGGTCACGCCGAGGGCGGAGGCCCGCTCGGCCACCACGTCGGAGTGGGTGCGGGCCGAGACGACCACGTCGTCGAGCTGCAGGTGAACGGAGCGGAAGCGGGGGCCCACCACGTTCCAGTGCACCTGCTTGGCGACCAGGGACAGGTCGACCAGATCCACCAGCGCGCCTTGCAGGGCTTCGCCGACGATCTTCAGGTCGGCAGCCGGGAGGGCACTCTTCACGACGGACACGGGGTTCTCCATTCGCAACGCGGTCGGTGGTCGTCCCGAGTCGCCTCGGCTGACACCTCGGGTGACGCCTCGGGTGACATCCGGGGATTCTTCCACCGATGAGTTTGATTACCAGATGAAATGCCGCCTACCCCACCCACACGCATCAAAACGGCCCACTTCGGGGGACCGAATGGGCCCATCCCCCACGGCGCGCACGAGAGGGCGGCGCGTCCGAGGATCCGGCCGCACCCCGCGGAGCGGGGCGCCCTCCACACGGCGCGTGCCCCTCGTACGCTGGAGTGATGCGTCATCACGATCTGATCGTCATCGGTGCGGGATCCGGCAACGCGGTCATCGACGAGTCGTTCGCCGATCTCGACGTGGCCATCGTCGAGGAGAAGTGGTTCGGCGGGACCTGCCTGAACGCCGGATGCATTCCGAGCAAGATGCTGGCCTACACCGCCCATGTGGCCCGGACCGTGCTCGGCGCCGACATCTACGACGTGGACGCGCGGCTGCGCGCCGTGCGCTGGCGGGAGGTTCGCGACCGGGTGTTCGGGCGACTGGACGCGCAACGCGCGCGGGGCCGGCAGGGCCGCCTCGACGCGGCCAACGTCACGGTGTACGAGGGCACGGCCCGCTTCACCGGTCCCCGCCGACTGCGCATCGACGTGGACGGCGGCGCCGTGGACGTCTCCGCCGGGCAGATCGTCGTCGCGGCCGGCAGCCGTCCCGCGGTGCCGCCCGTGGTGGTCGAGTCCGGGGTGCCGTACGAGACGTCGGACACCGTCATGCGGATCGACGCACCGCCTCGCCGACTGGCCGTGCTGGGCGGCGGGTACATCGCCGCCGAGCTCGCCGAGGTCTTCCACGCGACGGGAACCGAGATCACCGTCGTGGAGACCGAGCCGCACCTGCTGGGCCCGCAGGACGAGACGGTCGCCGAGCGTTTCACCGACCTGGCCCGCACCCGCTACGACCTGCGGCTCGGGCGCGAACTCACGGCCGTGAGGGGGGAGGCGGGGCGCGTTGACCCTGACACTCGACGACGGGTCGACGGTCGAGGCGGACATGTTGCTGGTCGCGGCCGGACGGATCCCCAACGGCGACCGGCTGGACCTCGGGGCAGCCGGTATCCGCACCCACGACGACGGCCGCATCGTGGTGGACGAGCATCAACACACCACCGCCGAAGGGGTGTTCGCGCTCGGTGATGTCTGTACGCCGGTGCCGCTGAAGCACGTGGCCAACCGCGAGGCCGAGGTCGTCTCGCACAACCTCCGCCATCCGCAGGACCTCATCGGCGCCGACCACGACCTCGTGCCGTCCGCCGTCTTCACCCGCCCCGAGATCGCCTCGATCGGCGCGACCGAGGAGGAGTGCCGCGACCGCGGGGGCACTTTCCTCGTCGGCACGGCCTCCTACGCGGACGTGGCGTACGGCTGGGCCATGGAGGACACCACCGGTTTCTGCAAGGTGCTCGCGGAGCCCGGCACCGGGCGCCTGCTCGGCGCGCACATCATGGGGCCGCAGGCCGCCATCCTGATCCAGCCCCTCGTACTGGCCATGACGCGGGGGATCGACGCGCTCTCGCTCGCCGAGGAGCCGTACTGGATCCACCCGGCTCTCACCGAGGTCGTCGAGAACGCCCTCCTCGACCTCGACCTCTGACCCGCCCCCGCCCCGCCCGGGACATGCCGGCCGCCCCGCCGGTCCCTTTCCTCAGCCCCCTCTTACCCCCGCCTTAAGCGGAACCTAAGAGTCACACCCGCCGCCTCGAATCGAACCGATGTCCGCTTCGGGGCGGCTAGCGTGCTGCCGCACCCCCGATTTCCGGCAACTCGGATTTCCAGCAACTCAGAGGCAGGCACGCGATGGGCAGCACGACCGGCCACCGGCGCAGGACGAGCAAGACGGCGAAGGCAACAGGCGTGATCGCGGCCGCGGCGGTGATCGGTGGCGCCGCGTTCGCGTTCACCGGTACCGCGCAGGCCGCCGCGGTCGGAGCCGTCTACACCAAGTCCAGTTCCTGGACAGGTGGTTACACCGGCCAGTACGTGATCACCAACAACACCGCGCAGGAGCAGGCCGATTGGACCCTCCGATTCGACCTGCCCGCCGGCACGAGGATCGACTCCCTGTGGAACGGCACGCACACGGTCGACGGTCTACACGTCACCGTCAAGCCCGCGAGCTGGAACAAACGGCTCGCGGCCGGCGCCTCCGTCACGGTGGGCTTCGTGACGAGCGGGACCGGCACCCCCGGCAACCCGACGGCCTGTCTGATCAACGGCGTGAAGTGCTCCGTGGACCAGGGTGCGACGCCCCCGCCCGGGGGACGTCCGACACCCACCCCGTCGGCGAGCGCGAGTGCGACGGCCCCCGTCACCCCGGCGCCCTCCACCCGACCCACGCGGACCGCGTCACCGACCGCGACCCCCACCACCCCCACTTCCCCGCCGGTCACCGGCGCCCCGGCCGGAGGGGCGCGCTTCGCGCCGTACGTGGACACCTCGCTGTACCCGGCCTACGACCTGGTCGACACCGCCGGCAGGACCGGCGTGAACGAGTTCCACCTCGCCTTCATCACCTCCGGTGGCGGCTGCGCACCGCTGTGGGGCGGTGTCACGGACCTCGCGAGCGACAAGGTCGCCGCGCAGATCGGCGCGCTGCGGGGCAAGGGCGGTGACGTCCGGGTCTCCTTCGGTGGCGCCGCCGGGCACGAGCTGGCCCTGAACTGCGCGACGGCCGACGCGCTGGCCGCCGCGTACGGCAAGGTCATCGACCAGTACCGCCTGACCAAGGTGGACTTCGACATCGAGGGCGCCGCGCTGCCGGACACCGCGGCCAACGCGCGCCGCGCGCAGGCCATAGCCGCGCTCCAGAAGTCGCACCCGGGGTTGGACGTGGCGTTCACCCTGCCGGTGATGCCGGAGGGGCTCACCCAGCCCGGCGTCGCCCTGCTGGCCGACGCGAAGCGGGCCGGTGTACGGATCGACGGCGTCAACATCATGGCCATGGACTACGGGCCCTCGTACGGCGGCGACATGGGTCAGTACGCCGTCCAGGCCGCGACGGCCACCCAGGCCCAGATCAAGGCAGTGCTCGGGCTCACCGACGCGGCCGCCTGGAAGACGGTCGCCGTCACGCCCATGATCGGCGTCAACGACGTCGCCAACGAGGTCTTCACCGTCGCGGACGCGACACAACTCGTGGACTTCGCGAAGTCGAAGGGCATCGGCCGGTTGGCGATGTGGTCCGCGACGCGCGACCGCCAGTGTGCGCAGGGCGCCGTGAACCACGCCGACCCGACGTGCAGTTCGATCCTCCAGCAGCCGCTGGCCTTCACGAAGGCGTTCGGCGCGCTCCGCTAGCCCGAGGGCAAGGCGCGAACGCGAGGACCCTCTCCCCCGTGTCCGGCTGCCCGCCGCGTCCGCCGACGCACGGCGGGCGGCCGGACCCGTTCGCGTTTCAGCGGGTCGCTCCCGCGTGCCGGCCGCGGTAGGTGCCCGGGGTGATGCCCTCCCAGCGGGTGAAGGCCCGGACCAGGGCCGTCGCGCCGCTCAGGCCGACCAGGGGGGCGATCCTGTCCAACGGCAGGTCCGTGGTCTCCAGCAGGCGCCGGGCCCGGGCGTGGCGGGCGGCGTCGAGGAGTGCCCGCCACGAGGTGCCCTCCTCCTGGAGGGCCCGGCGCAGGGTCCGGGCGCTGAGGTTCAGTTCCCTGCCCGGGTCGGCGGGGCCCGTGCCGTCGAGCGGGGCGTGTTCCAACCACTGGCGCACCCGCTGCCCGATGCTTACCGCCTTCGACAGTTCGTGCAGGAGCCGGTCGGCGTAGGCCCGGTGCAGGGCGCCCAGTTCCGGGTCGCAGGGGGCGCGGCGCCGGTCGAGGTCCTCGTTGCCGACCGTGATCGCGTTCTCGGGCGCGTCGAAGGTGACCGGGCAGCCGAGGACACGGGTGTACGGCTCCGCGGAGCCCGCGCGCGGGTGGGTGAACGACACGGATCGGGGTGCCCAGTCGTCCCCGGCGACCCAGCGGGCCGCTCTCACCATGCCGGTGAGGATCGCCTCCACCTGCTGGGGATGCATGGTCGCGGGATCCACGGTCGGCCGGTAGCGGATGCGGGTCCGGTCGTCGCCGCGGTGCAGGGTGACGGTGCCGGCCTGGCTGACCAGCGGGTGGTAGCGCGCCGCGGCGTCGGCGGCGTCGGCGAGGCTCGCGCAGGTCAGGACCACGTGGCCGAGGACGTGCAGGCTCCCCGGTCGGATCCGGTCCCCGACGAGCAGGCCGGTGTGGGGATCGGCGCCCTCTGTGCCGATCACCGTCTCCCACAACTCGCGCATCTCGGTGAACCCCAGCCGGTCCATGGGCGAGTTCCAGGCACCGGGCTCGTCGGCGCCCTTCGTGGTGGCGCTCAGCACCGCGCGGGCGTAGCACGCGGCGACGGTGGAGGGCTCGATGCCGGACATGGCGGTCAGTCAATGCGGGGGCGCGCCTCCCGTCAACCGGCCGTGGCGGGCCGGACTCCGCCCGGCGGCGGTCCGGGAAGTCAACGAGGTGGCCGCCGGGGTGGATGACCGGGGCCCCCGGGCGCTCCTAGGGTCGGGCCGCACACACCGAGAGGATCATCGTGCCCGTCCTGTCACGCATCGAGCCGTACCACGTCGCGGTACCGCTGCCGACGCCGTTCCGTCGTGGACGCCCCGGCCGCGGGACGCCGTCCTGACCGGGTCTTTCGGCCA
This region of Streptomyces sp. NBC_00513 genomic DNA includes:
- a CDS encoding FAD-dependent oxidoreductase, which encodes MLLVAAGRIPNGDRLDLGAAGIRTHDDGRIVVDEHQHTTAEGVFALGDVCTPVPLKHVANREAEVVSHNLRHPQDLIGADHDLVPSAVFTRPEIASIGATEEECRDRGGTFLVGTASYADVAYGWAMEDTTGFCKVLAEPGTGRLLGAHIMGPQAAILIQPLVLAMTRGIDALSLAEEPYWIHPALTEVVENALLDLDL
- a CDS encoding AraC family transcriptional regulator, giving the protein MSGIEPSTVAACYARAVLSATTKGADEPGAWNSPMDRLGFTEMRELWETVIGTEGADPHTGLLVGDRIRPGSLHVLGHVVLTCASLADAADAAARYHPLVSQAGTVTLHRGDDRTRIRYRPTVDPATMHPQQVEAILTGMVRAARWVAGDDWAPRSVSFTHPRAGSAEPYTRVLGCPVTFDAPENAITVGNEDLDRRRAPCDPELGALHRAYADRLLHELSKAVSIGQRVRQWLEHAPLDGTGPADPGRELNLSARTLRRALQEEGTSWRALLDAARHARARRLLETTDLPLDRIAPLVGLSGATALVRAFTRWEGITPGTYRGRHAGATR
- a CDS encoding cellulose binding domain-containing protein, encoding MGSTTGHRRRTSKTAKATGVIAAAAVIGGAAFAFTGTAQAAAVGAVYTKSSSWTGGYTGQYVITNNTAQEQADWTLRFDLPAGTRIDSLWNGTHTVDGLHVTVKPASWNKRLAAGASVTVGFVTSGTGTPGNPTACLINGVKCSVDQGATPPPGGRPTPTPSASASATAPVTPAPSTRPTRTASPTATPTTPTSPPVTGAPAGGARFAPYVDTSLYPAYDLVDTAGRTGVNEFHLAFITSGGGCAPLWGGVTDLASDKVAAQIGALRGKGGDVRVSFGGAAGHELALNCATADALAAAYGKVIDQYRLTKVDFDIEGAALPDTAANARRAQAIAALQKSHPGLDVAFTLPVMPEGLTQPGVALLADAKRAGVRIDGVNIMAMDYGPSYGGDMGQYAVQAATATQAQIKAVLGLTDAAAWKTVAVTPMIGVNDVANEVFTVADATQLVDFAKSKGIGRLAMWSATRDRQCAQGAVNHADPTCSSILQQPLAFTKAFGALR
- a CDS encoding Dps family protein, with translation MSVVKSALPAADLKIVGEALQGALVDLVDLSLVAKQVHWNVVGPRFRSVHLQLDDVVVSARTHSDVVAERASALGVTPDGRASTVSSSSGIADVKAGWIKDVEAVKILVDGLAAVVTRMRERIQATGDADPITQDILIGLTGDLEKHHWMFQAESA
- a CDS encoding DUF2252 domain-containing protein, translating into MTKRKATSKTAGAGPPLSAEDRVALGRAARRRTPRSAHGEFDASADRTDPIDVIERQSATRVQELVPLRYGRMSQSPFRFYRGAAAIMAGDLARTPDSGIRVQLCGDAHLLNFRLLGSPERNLLFDINDFDETLPGPWEWDVKRLAVSLVIAARENSFTDDECAAIVRAGVRSYREQMRRFAAMRTLDVWYARVDEAQLQTVAAGALHTRGRKRVSAELSKARGRDSMRAFEKLTEVVGGERRFAAAPRLITPVSELIQDKERAALEDEIRGLVREYGDSLTPDRRHLLEQFRVVDMARKVVGVGSVGMRCWVVLLLGRDDEDPLILQAKEAGESVLAAHAGGSEFATQGERVVAGQRLMQAAGDIFLGWQQVHGIDGRRRDFYVRQLLDWKGIVDPSQMVPRGMKVFAELCGVTLARAHARSGDRIAIASYLGRRDVFDRAVLRFAESYADLNERDYAHLTEAIAAGRVSAVSA